The Papaver somniferum cultivar HN1 chromosome 3, ASM357369v1, whole genome shotgun sequence genome includes a region encoding these proteins:
- the LOC113358215 gene encoding basic leucine zipper and W2 domain-containing protein 2-like isoform X1, translated as MSSSKERPTLGGTRIKTRKRNIAAPLDPATFADAVVQIYLDNAGDLELVAKNIESSDLNFSRYGDTFFEVIFTGGRTQPGTTKPDEGERHTASVLDCEPTREAILPSVLYIQKILRRRPFLIKNLENVMRRFLQSLELFEENERKKLAIFTALTFSQKLSGLPPDTVFQPLLKGNLVAKGIVLSFITDFFKEYLIDNNLDDLISLLKRGKMDDNLLEFFPTAKRSAEGFSEHFTKEGMLDLVDYNAKKMFDVKLKEMKSALTTQIAEETEISEVIETVKQRVKDANLPDFEVVRILWDVLMDAVQWSGKNQQQNANAALRQVKTWAKLLNAFCTNGKLELELIYKVQIQCYEDTKLMKLFPEIVRNLYDQDVLAEDTILHWFRKGSNPKGRQSFVKALEPFVNWLEEAEEEE; from the exons CAGCTCGAAGGAGAGACCCACTCTTGG TGGTACGCGGATTAAGACCCGCAAACGGAATATTGCAGCGCCTCTGGACCCTGCAACATTTGCAGATGCAGTGGTCCAGATATATCTGGATAATGCCGGCGATCTT GAGCTTGTTGCTAAGAACATCGAATCTTCAGACCTTAACTTTTCAAGATACGGTGACACATTTTTTGAG GTAATATTCACTGGAGGGCGTACTCAACCTGGCACAACAAAGCCTGATGAAGGGGAGCGTCACACTGCGTCTGTTCTAGATTGTGAGCCAACACGTGAAGCTATTTTGCCATCTGTGCTCTACATACAAAAGATTTTGCGTAGGAGGCCTTTCCTCATCAAAAATCTCGAAAATGTCATGCGAAGATTTCTCCAGTCACTGGAGCTCTTTGAGGAGAATGAAAGGAAGAAACTTGCAATTTTTACAGCCCTTACCTTCTCCCAGAAGCTGTCAGGTCTTCCACCGGACACAGTGTTTCAGCCACTGCTCAAGGGTAATCTTGTGGCAAAGGGGATAGTCCTTTCTTTCATCACAGATTTCTTTAAGGAATATTTGATTGATAACAACCTGGATGACCTTATTTCGCTTCTGAAGCGAGGGAAAATGGACGATAATCTTCTCGAGTTTTTCCCTACTGCAAAACGTTCTGCCGAAGGGTTTTCTGAACATTTCAC CAAGGAAGGGATGTTAGATTTGGTTGACTACAACGCGAAGAAGATGTTTGATGTCAAACTGAAGGAGATGAAATCTGCATTGACAACTCAGATAGCAGAGGAGACTGAGATATCCGAGGTCATTGAAACTGTTAAACAACGGGTTAAGGATGCTAATTTGCCTGATTTTGAAGTTGTTCGCATTTTATGGGATGTGTTGATGGATGCTGTACAGTGGTCTGGGAAAAACCAGCAGCAGAATGCTAATGCAGCTCTTCGCCAG GTAAAAACATGGGCAAAGCTTTTGAACGCCTTTTGTACCAACGGAAAGCTGGAGCTTGAATTAATCTACAAAGTCCAAATTCAATGCTACGAAGACACCAAACTGATGAAGTTATTCCCTGAAATTGTTCGAAACCTCTATGACCAGGACGTTCTTGCAGAAGACACGATTCTTCATTGGTTCCGCAAAGGATCAAACCCCAAGGGCAG ACAAAGCTTTGTGAAAGCTTTGGAACCATTTGTTAATTGGCTGGAGGaggctgaagaagaagaataa
- the LOC113358215 gene encoding basic leucine zipper and W2 domain-containing protein 2-like isoform X2: MSSKERPTLGGTRIKTRKRNIAAPLDPATFADAVVQIYLDNAGDLELVAKNIESSDLNFSRYGDTFFEVIFTGGRTQPGTTKPDEGERHTASVLDCEPTREAILPSVLYIQKILRRRPFLIKNLENVMRRFLQSLELFEENERKKLAIFTALTFSQKLSGLPPDTVFQPLLKGNLVAKGIVLSFITDFFKEYLIDNNLDDLISLLKRGKMDDNLLEFFPTAKRSAEGFSEHFTKEGMLDLVDYNAKKMFDVKLKEMKSALTTQIAEETEISEVIETVKQRVKDANLPDFEVVRILWDVLMDAVQWSGKNQQQNANAALRQVKTWAKLLNAFCTNGKLELELIYKVQIQCYEDTKLMKLFPEIVRNLYDQDVLAEDTILHWFRKGSNPKGRQSFVKALEPFVNWLEEAEEEE; encoded by the exons CTCGAAGGAGAGACCCACTCTTGG TGGTACGCGGATTAAGACCCGCAAACGGAATATTGCAGCGCCTCTGGACCCTGCAACATTTGCAGATGCAGTGGTCCAGATATATCTGGATAATGCCGGCGATCTT GAGCTTGTTGCTAAGAACATCGAATCTTCAGACCTTAACTTTTCAAGATACGGTGACACATTTTTTGAG GTAATATTCACTGGAGGGCGTACTCAACCTGGCACAACAAAGCCTGATGAAGGGGAGCGTCACACTGCGTCTGTTCTAGATTGTGAGCCAACACGTGAAGCTATTTTGCCATCTGTGCTCTACATACAAAAGATTTTGCGTAGGAGGCCTTTCCTCATCAAAAATCTCGAAAATGTCATGCGAAGATTTCTCCAGTCACTGGAGCTCTTTGAGGAGAATGAAAGGAAGAAACTTGCAATTTTTACAGCCCTTACCTTCTCCCAGAAGCTGTCAGGTCTTCCACCGGACACAGTGTTTCAGCCACTGCTCAAGGGTAATCTTGTGGCAAAGGGGATAGTCCTTTCTTTCATCACAGATTTCTTTAAGGAATATTTGATTGATAACAACCTGGATGACCTTATTTCGCTTCTGAAGCGAGGGAAAATGGACGATAATCTTCTCGAGTTTTTCCCTACTGCAAAACGTTCTGCCGAAGGGTTTTCTGAACATTTCAC CAAGGAAGGGATGTTAGATTTGGTTGACTACAACGCGAAGAAGATGTTTGATGTCAAACTGAAGGAGATGAAATCTGCATTGACAACTCAGATAGCAGAGGAGACTGAGATATCCGAGGTCATTGAAACTGTTAAACAACGGGTTAAGGATGCTAATTTGCCTGATTTTGAAGTTGTTCGCATTTTATGGGATGTGTTGATGGATGCTGTACAGTGGTCTGGGAAAAACCAGCAGCAGAATGCTAATGCAGCTCTTCGCCAG GTAAAAACATGGGCAAAGCTTTTGAACGCCTTTTGTACCAACGGAAAGCTGGAGCTTGAATTAATCTACAAAGTCCAAATTCAATGCTACGAAGACACCAAACTGATGAAGTTATTCCCTGAAATTGTTCGAAACCTCTATGACCAGGACGTTCTTGCAGAAGACACGATTCTTCATTGGTTCCGCAAAGGATCAAACCCCAAGGGCAG ACAAAGCTTTGTGAAAGCTTTGGAACCATTTGTTAATTGGCTGGAGGaggctgaagaagaagaataa